In Acholeplasma equirhinis, the following proteins share a genomic window:
- a CDS encoding RnfABCDGE type electron transport complex subunit D: MYQQNMTFSKQTSPYIRKATSTKRMMFDVLIALTPVTFFSIYRFGLDALTRILLSLIVFVLVEMIYFLAVTKVEGFDFKDKLVNKFKKYSINNFAAPAVSGLIYAMLLPDQIDFYVVIIGALFGAFVGKMIFGGLGFNLFNPAALGRIFIAITFTGFFTGSYGLVDAAAGATPLSTSFPQVFNSYSLLDLFSGNIPGSLGEVNSLAILIGALYLFIRKSADFRPALSALLIFTALSFVAGLVLYPQYLAQYVLYQVLSGGLLFGLAFMITDPATSPITRPGRWIFGLIIGTVVFSIRQFGNLPEGVAFAILLGNMLVPVLDYPVWAKNPIKLKFILGYSVAFIAILIVSFLVLGGYAI; encoded by the coding sequence ATGTACCAACAAAATATGACTTTTTCTAAACAAACATCTCCATATATTCGTAAAGCAACCTCAACAAAAAGAATGATGTTTGATGTGCTAATTGCGTTAACCCCTGTAACATTCTTTTCAATTTACAGATTCGGTCTTGATGCATTAACAAGAATCTTACTTTCATTAATTGTCTTTGTATTAGTTGAAATGATCTATTTCTTAGCAGTTACAAAGGTAGAAGGTTTTGATTTTAAAGACAAATTAGTTAACAAATTTAAAAAATATTCAATTAATAACTTTGCAGCACCAGCGGTATCTGGTTTAATTTATGCAATGTTATTACCAGACCAAATTGATTTCTATGTTGTGATCATTGGTGCTTTATTTGGAGCATTCGTTGGTAAGATGATTTTTGGTGGTTTAGGATTTAACCTATTCAACCCAGCAGCACTTGGCAGAATCTTTATTGCGATTACCTTTACAGGATTTTTCACAGGTAGTTATGGTTTAGTGGATGCTGCAGCTGGTGCAACACCACTTTCAACATCATTCCCACAAGTTTTCAATTCATATAGTTTACTTGATTTATTCAGTGGTAATATTCCAGGTTCATTAGGAGAAGTAAACAGTTTAGCAATTTTAATTGGGGCACTATATTTATTTATTAGAAAGAGTGCTGACTTCCGTCCTGCACTTTCTGCCCTCTTAATCTTTACAGCATTAAGTTTTGTTGCTGGACTCGTGTTATATCCACAATATTTAGCACAATATGTTTTATATCAAGTGTTATCTGGTGGTTTATTATTCGGTTTAGCATTTATGATTACAGACCCAGCAACATCACCAATTACAAGACCTGGTCGTTGGATCTTTGGATTAATCATCGGTACAGTTGTCTTTTCAATTAGACAATTCGGTAATTTACCAGAAGGTGTAGCATTTGCGATTCTTCTTGGCAATATGTTAGTTCCAGTACTTGATTATCCAGTATGGGCAAAAAACCCAATCAAATTAAAATTTATTTTAGGTTATAGTGTTGCATTCATTGCAATCTTAATCGTATCCTTCTTAGTATTAGGAGGTTATGCTATATGA
- a CDS encoding Rnf-Nqr domain containing protein — MNLNLIRRISLLSIVPLIYIAKSLEKALLAGIVLFVSSMLVKLASLALDKFVEGRFNLYAKLILIAAIIAALSIILSTYFNLDQIFSMYLALILFNVDMMHKDDNKMSLLGHLYTAISSFLLLVVIGFLRETLGTGALIIGETSIVLFDSKYALSFLTSAAGGFILAGFLYGFLNMIPLEKEAK, encoded by the coding sequence ATGAATTTAAATTTAATCAGAAGAATAAGCCTTTTAAGTATTGTGCCTTTAATTTATATTGCAAAATCACTTGAAAAAGCATTACTTGCAGGTATCGTATTATTTGTTTCAAGTATGTTAGTAAAACTTGCATCACTTGCACTTGATAAATTTGTAGAAGGTAGATTCAATCTTTATGCAAAACTTATCTTAATTGCAGCAATCATTGCAGCGTTATCTATCATACTTTCTACATACTTTAATTTAGATCAAATCTTTAGTATGTATCTTGCACTGATTTTATTTAATGTTGATATGATGCATAAAGATGATAATAAAATGTCTTTATTAGGCCATTTATATACAGCTATTTCAAGTTTCTTATTACTTGTTGTTATTGGATTTTTAAGAGAAACGTTAGGAACTGGTGCACTTATTATTGGAGAAACTTCAATTGTTTTATTTGATAGTAAATATGCTTTAAGTTTCTTAACAAGTGCTGCAGGTGGATTTATTCTTGCTGGTTTCTTATATGGATTCTTAAATATGATTCCATTAGAAAAGGAGGCAAAGTAA